Proteins encoded together in one Microplitis mediator isolate UGA2020A chromosome 7, iyMicMedi2.1, whole genome shotgun sequence window:
- the LOC130672084 gene encoding uncharacterized protein LOC130672084 → MGKSKKRSRSNSVESRSPKISKKDLQCQIEAIAKSVQDLVKAQQELQATVKETAEQNRVEASISNKESIEPNKGTETLTSTAVADDSRKEDVGVLEDGEVPEEFLVEDEHDLDDELREVLGEEVSNTNTSVKVNDSLKKWWETWMSKGLTEEVKKALLKKYVRDGEFRTEAPKVNLEIQRHLTEIAKKRDAHFTDTQNCVGSALSSLSSAISMLSDNSSEEIDQITLMKYLWDTGKILSDVFHQQSIARKSFITPTLDKDIKATLEASIPDEWLYGQKLNDQVKDAKAIVKAAASLKPSDKPVVKKQAFRTASQGNLRGPPAKFRQVGNYQQRRFFSNTRYKPRSTTGMAKTSLKPSSEKNRK, encoded by the exons atgggGAAATCCAAGAAACGTTCCCGATCAAATTCAGTGGAAAGTAGATCCCCCAAGATATCTAAAAAAGATTTACAATGCCAAATCGAGGCCATCGCCAAGAGCGTCCAAGATCTGGTAAAAGCGCAACAAGAGTTGCAGGCTACAGTTAAAGAAACTGCAGAGCAGAATAGAG TGGAGGCCAGTATTTCCAACAAGGAAAGTATAGAACCCAATAAGGGTACTGAGACATTGACCAGTACGGCAGTAGCCGACGATTCCCGGAAGGAAGACGTAGGGGTTTTGGAAGACGGAGAAGTTCCGGAAGAGTTTTTAGTAGAGGATGAGCATGACTTGGACGATGAACTTCGTGAAGTACTTGGGGAAGAGGTTTCAAACACGAATACCTCAGTCAAGGTAAATGACAGCCTGAAAAAATGGTGGGAGACTTGGATGTCAAAGGGCTTAACTGAAGAGGTTAAGAAAGctctacttaaaaaatatgttagaGATGGAGAATTCCGAACTGAAGCACCCAAGGTTAACCTTGAAATTCAGCGTCACTTGACTGAGATCGCCAAAAAACGTGATGCTCACTTTACTGATACGCAAAATTGTGTAGGATCAGCGCTATCATCGTTAAGCTCAGCCATATCGATGCTGTCAGATAACTCATCAGAGGAGATTGATCAAATTACTCTGATGAAATATCTCTGGGACACGGGAAAAATCTTAAGTGATGTTTTCCACCAACAGTCAATAGCgagaaaatcatttattactcCGACTCTGGATAAGGACATAAAGGCTACGCTAGAGGCTAGTATCCCAGATGAATGGCTTTACGGTCAGAAACTCAATGACCAGGTTAAGGATGCAAAAGCCATCGTTAAAGCGGCTGCATCTTTAAAACCTTCTGACAAACCAGTTGTCAAGAAACAGGCATTCAGGACTGCGTCTCAGGGAAACTTGAGAGGCCCACCTGCGAAGTTCAGGCAGGTGGGCAACTATCAGCAGAGGAGATTCTTCTCGAACACGAGGTACAAACCGAGATCCACGACAGGGATGGCGAAGACTTCACTGAAGCCCAGCTCAGAGAAGAACAGGAAGTAG